From one Sphingomonas sp. BT-65 genomic stretch:
- a CDS encoding PA0069 family radical SAM protein: protein MAKTRPVRGATHNRESIRFNLPEREADGDWLDAREDIDGELPPLRTTVTVEKPKTILTRNQSPDIAFDRSVNPYRGCEHGCIYCFARPTHAYHDLSPGLDFETKLFAKPDAPALLRDTLAKRGYVCQPIAFGTNTDPYQPIEAEWRITRGCIEVLAECNHPITITTKSDRVTRDIDLLAPMAANGLAAVMISVTSLDPKVARTVEPRAPHPERRLAAVAKLRAAGIPVYVSLSPVIPQITDHEMEHIMERAAEAGALGCFYLPVRLPHEVAPLFRAWLDTHFPDRAGKVMATIQSIRGGRDNDPDFHTRFRGQGPWAELLRTRFKRAARRYGLDKEYIPLRRDLFRPPAGAQGELF from the coding sequence ATGGCAAAGACCCGCCCCGTGCGCGGGGCCACGCATAACCGCGAAAGTATTCGCTTCAACCTGCCCGAGCGGGAGGCCGATGGCGACTGGCTCGACGCGCGCGAGGATATCGACGGCGAGCTGCCGCCGCTGCGCACCACGGTGACGGTCGAGAAGCCGAAGACGATCCTGACGCGCAACCAGTCGCCCGACATCGCCTTCGACCGGTCGGTGAACCCCTATCGCGGGTGCGAGCATGGCTGCATCTATTGCTTCGCGCGGCCGACGCATGCCTATCACGACCTGTCGCCGGGGCTGGATTTCGAGACCAAGCTGTTCGCCAAGCCCGACGCCCCCGCCCTGCTGCGCGACACGCTGGCGAAGCGCGGCTATGTCTGCCAGCCGATCGCGTTCGGCACCAACACCGATCCCTACCAGCCGATCGAGGCGGAATGGCGGATCACGCGGGGCTGCATCGAGGTGCTGGCCGAGTGCAACCACCCGATCACCATCACCACCAAGTCCGACCGGGTGACGCGCGACATCGACCTGCTCGCCCCGATGGCGGCGAATGGGCTGGCGGCGGTGATGATCTCGGTCACCTCGCTCGATCCGAAGGTCGCGCGCACGGTCGAGCCGCGCGCGCCGCATCCCGAGCGGCGGCTGGCGGCGGTGGCGAAGCTGCGTGCGGCGGGCATCCCGGTCTATGTCTCGCTCTCGCCGGTGATCCCGCAGATCACCGATCACGAGATGGAGCATATCATGGAGCGCGCGGCGGAGGCCGGGGCGCTGGGCTGCTTCTACCTCCCCGTGCGGCTGCCGCACGAGGTGGCGCCGCTGTTCCGCGCGTGGCTCGACACGCATTTCCCCGACCGCGCGGGCAAGGTGATGGCGACGATCCAGTCGATCCGCGGCGGGCGCGACAACGACCCCGATTTCCACACGCGCTTTCGCGGCCAGGGACCCTGGGCTGAGCTGCTGCGCACCCGCTTCAAGCGCGCGGCGCGGCGCTATGGCCTCGACAAGGAATATATCCCGCTTCGCCGCGACCTGTTCCGGCCGCCGGCAGGGGCGCAGGGGGAGCTGTTCTAG
- a CDS encoding response regulator transcription factor: MRLPSWWRQALLYGALLALGTALLQWLDYRWLARSHSIELYLLVVAAAFLAIGLLIGARVLGRSAPPRPDGNPAAQASLGISEREMTVLRELAAGHANKQIARNLGISPNTVKTHVARLFEKLGASRRTEALARARELGLLG; this comes from the coding sequence ATGCGGCTTCCCTCCTGGTGGCGCCAGGCGCTGCTCTATGGCGCCTTGCTGGCGCTCGGCACGGCATTGCTGCAATGGCTCGACTATCGCTGGCTCGCGCGCAGCCATTCGATCGAGCTCTACCTGCTGGTCGTTGCGGCCGCCTTTCTCGCGATCGGCCTCCTGATCGGCGCGCGCGTACTCGGCCGTAGCGCCCCGCCCCGCCCTGATGGCAATCCCGCCGCGCAAGCATCGCTCGGCATCAGCGAGCGCGAGATGACCGTGCTGCGCGAGCTCGCGGCGGGCCATGCCAACAAGCAGATCGCGCGCAATCTCGGCATCTCGCCCAATACCGTGAAGACGCATGTCGCGCGCCTGTTCGAGAAGCTCGGGGCCAGTCGTCGCACTGAAGCGCTTGCCCGCGCCCGCGAGCTGGGGCTGCTCGGCTGA